The following proteins come from a genomic window of Mesorhizobium sp. 113-3-3:
- a CDS encoding ABC transporter ATP-binding protein — translation MASHLGGLSGAPVVRVENLVRSFGPRTILDGLSLDIEKGEFVALLGRNGSGKSTLLRALADLDDKVSGSGRLDTPDKKSVVFQDARLLPWKRVLENVVLGLDLPDAAARGRTALEEVGLSGRETAWPVELSGGEQQRVALARSLVRDPDLLLADEPFGALDALTRLRMHDLLRQLCARHQPAVLLVTHDVDEAVTLADRVLVLDNGAIAADIAIDIPRPRDHGHRRFGEIRSELLRHLGVETRPVLPV, via the coding sequence ATGGCGTCGCACCTTGGCGGATTGAGCGGTGCGCCCGTGGTGCGGGTCGAGAACCTCGTAAGGAGTTTCGGGCCGCGAACCATCCTCGACGGCCTCAGTCTCGACATCGAAAAGGGCGAGTTCGTTGCCCTTCTCGGCCGCAACGGCTCGGGCAAGAGTACATTGTTGCGCGCGCTCGCCGATCTCGATGACAAAGTCTCTGGCTCTGGCCGCCTCGATACGCCCGACAAGAAATCGGTGGTGTTCCAGGATGCCCGACTGCTGCCGTGGAAACGCGTGCTGGAGAATGTGGTTCTTGGCCTCGATCTGCCTGATGCCGCCGCACGCGGGCGGACGGCTCTCGAAGAGGTTGGCTTGAGCGGGCGCGAGACCGCATGGCCGGTCGAGCTCTCTGGTGGCGAGCAGCAGCGCGTGGCATTGGCGCGCTCGCTGGTTCGTGATCCTGACCTGCTGCTGGCGGACGAGCCGTTCGGCGCACTCGACGCGCTGACCCGCCTGCGCATGCACGATCTGCTGCGCCAGCTCTGCGCCCGTCACCAGCCCGCCGTCCTGCTGGTCACTCATGATGTGGACGAAGCCGTGACGCTGGCGGACCGGGTTTTGGTGCTCGACAATGGCGCGATCGCCGCCGACATCGCAATCGATATCCCCAGGCCACGCGATCATGGCCATCGCCGGTTCGGCGAGATCCGCTCCGAACTTCTGCGTCATCTCGGCGTCGAGACGAGGCCCGTGCTGCCCGTCTAA
- a CDS encoding porin: MNIKSLLLGSAAALIAVSGARAADAVVVAEPEPAEYVKICDVYGSGYFYIPGTETCLRIGGYVRYDIGFGDVGSYDGATNEDHQDGSRNHTWYKNARFSLRTWTGQETELGTLKTYTETRFDFGNDQGDFGTAPNPAHGQAVSLKHAWIQLGGLRIGKTDTAFESFIDYAGNVLNDTLVPYGDLNTNAIQYYFDAGNGFSAVVSLEEGSGVKGTIDSYVPHVVGGVKYTQGWGAITGVIAYDSNYEEVAGKVRLDVNVSDTLSLFAMAGYGTDDNLSDPTWAIPGRGRGIYKQWGGNWAVWGGGTYKFNEKASFNAQVSYDEWKNLGIAANIAYDIVPGFTITTEVDYLHAGRFDEFGAGSPAPALNWTGADKKNSVGGFVRFQRSF, encoded by the coding sequence ATGAACATCAAGAGCCTTCTTCTCGGCTCCGCTGCGGCCCTGATCGCAGTTTCCGGTGCGCGCGCCGCCGACGCCGTCGTCGTCGCCGAGCCGGAACCGGCTGAATACGTCAAGATCTGCGACGTATACGGCTCGGGCTACTTCTACATCCCCGGCACCGAAACCTGCCTGCGCATCGGTGGCTATGTCCGTTACGACATCGGTTTCGGCGACGTCGGCTCATATGACGGTGCGACCAACGAGGATCATCAGGACGGTAGCCGCAACCACACCTGGTACAAGAACGCTCGCTTCTCGCTGAGGACCTGGACCGGCCAGGAAACCGAACTCGGCACATTGAAGACCTACACCGAGACCCGCTTCGATTTCGGCAATGATCAAGGCGACTTTGGTACCGCCCCCAATCCCGCGCACGGCCAGGCCGTCTCTCTGAAGCACGCCTGGATTCAGCTCGGCGGTCTCCGTATTGGCAAGACCGATACGGCTTTCGAAAGCTTCATTGACTATGCCGGTAACGTTCTCAACGACACGCTGGTGCCCTACGGCGACCTCAACACCAATGCCATCCAGTACTACTTCGACGCCGGCAACGGCTTCTCGGCCGTGGTCTCGCTCGAAGAAGGCTCGGGCGTTAAGGGCACCATCGACAGCTACGTGCCGCACGTCGTCGGCGGCGTGAAGTACACGCAGGGCTGGGGCGCCATCACCGGCGTCATAGCCTACGACAGCAACTACGAGGAAGTCGCCGGCAAGGTCCGTTTGGACGTCAATGTTAGTGACACGCTCTCGCTGTTCGCGATGGCCGGCTATGGCACGGACGACAACCTATCGGATCCGACCTGGGCGATCCCGGGCCGCGGTCGCGGCATCTACAAGCAGTGGGGCGGCAACTGGGCGGTGTGGGGCGGCGGCACCTACAAGTTCAATGAGAAGGCCTCGTTCAATGCCCAGGTTTCCTACGACGAGTGGAAGAACCTCGGTATTGCGGCGAATATCGCTTACGATATCGTTCCCGGTTTCACGATCACGACCGAGGTCGATTACCTGCATGCAGGCCGCTTCGACGAATTCGGTGCCGGTTCCCCTGCTCCGGCCTTGAACTGGACCGGTGCTGACAAGAAGAACAGCGTTGGCGGTTTTGTTCGGTTCCAGCGCTCATTCTGA
- a CDS encoding antitoxin Xre/MbcA/ParS-like domain-containing protein — protein sequence MSVPDSVTLRKMHYDVRLFRSWGKRRSSIDVFPFFIERHKLKPQHGCYVATIRSRNTSPSSKLHVFNALFGGLAEGMLLGKPDMSGSSDPEDEKRQAELASFVMREVQRILAQCDEARKGDKAAVAPSGSPSTDLTAVAAEFLGRLEAEAARRLNAHAGEIASRPRAADHSLGHPVLKDLPKEGARIAEWAGPVAGSTHLERRFGIPRSTLYWWQQHNDVVAFRRGSRKHVFPLAQFIDGRPMSGIRQVLSSISDPRLAWLWLISPSPLLKGRVPIELLREGMNTEVVASAAQAISLIGSI from the coding sequence ATGAGCGTCCCGGATAGCGTCACGCTACGAAAGATGCACTACGATGTGCGTCTGTTTCGATCATGGGGGAAAAGACGGTCGTCCATCGACGTTTTCCCCTTTTTTATTGAGAGGCACAAGTTGAAGCCGCAACACGGCTGCTATGTCGCGACCATACGCAGCCGCAACACATCGCCGTCCTCCAAACTTCATGTCTTCAACGCTCTTTTCGGCGGGCTTGCTGAGGGAATGCTATTGGGAAAGCCAGATATGTCCGGGTCGAGTGATCCTGAGGATGAAAAGCGCCAGGCCGAGCTGGCAAGCTTTGTCATGAGGGAAGTGCAGCGCATTCTTGCCCAATGCGATGAGGCTAGGAAGGGTGACAAGGCTGCTGTTGCGCCTTCGGGTTCTCCTTCCACCGATTTGACCGCCGTGGCCGCCGAATTTCTTGGTAGGCTCGAGGCCGAAGCGGCGCGACGGCTAAACGCCCACGCCGGTGAGATCGCTTCGCGACCCCGGGCAGCCGATCATTCGCTCGGGCATCCGGTTCTGAAAGATTTGCCGAAAGAAGGCGCGCGCATTGCAGAGTGGGCCGGGCCAGTAGCGGGGTCGACGCATCTCGAGAGACGTTTTGGAATACCGCGGTCCACGTTGTATTGGTGGCAGCAGCATAATGATGTGGTTGCCTTTCGGAGAGGCTCCCGCAAGCATGTATTTCCCCTGGCTCAGTTCATCGACGGTAGGCCTATGTCCGGAATTAGGCAGGTCCTTTCCTCGATCTCCGATCCCAGATTGGCTTGGCTGTGGCTGATCAGCCCCTCGCCTCTTCTCAAGGGTCGCGTTCCTATCGAATTGCTCAGAGAAGGTATGAACACAGAAGTCGTTGCATCGGCCGCCCAGGCTATTTCTCTGATTGGATCTATCTGA
- a CDS encoding LLM class flavin-dependent oxidoreductase, translated as MPTASRQLNLNLFIYPGGHHEAGWRYKDSAPERALDIAYYQELAKKAEASKFDALFFADGPALADNIRYASRFRLEPLTWISALAAVTKSIGFIATASTTYNEPYNLARLFASVDHLSGGRAGWNIVTTGDASAALNFGFDRHPTHADRYERAGEFVDVVTKLWDSWEDDALVSDRASGIFADTDKIHAINHIGKYHRVKGPLTLPRSPQGRPVYVQAGSSEDGRSFASRYAEAIFTAHQTLGNAQEFYADIKARVKSVGRNPDHVKVLPGISPFIGSTEAEARALQDEFNELTQPEYSLDQLRRIVDADLSDYNLDGPFPRELISVEGERGASSRFHVVLDIIERENPTIRQLLHRLAGARGHWVQAGTPEQIADNIQEWFDNGAADGFNVMPPYLQGGFDVFADEVVPILRRRGLFRHDYDGPTLRDHFGLPRPDNTFSQPQKASA; from the coding sequence ATGCCCACTGCATCACGACAGTTGAACCTCAACCTTTTCATCTATCCTGGCGGTCATCATGAAGCCGGCTGGCGCTACAAGGATTCCGCCCCTGAGAGAGCGCTGGATATCGCCTATTATCAGGAACTGGCGAAAAAGGCCGAGGCGAGCAAGTTCGACGCGCTGTTCTTTGCCGATGGACCCGCGCTCGCCGACAACATCCGCTACGCAAGTCGCTTCAGGCTGGAGCCGCTGACATGGATTTCGGCGCTCGCGGCCGTGACGAAAAGCATCGGCTTCATCGCGACCGCCTCGACCACCTACAACGAACCCTACAACCTGGCCAGGCTGTTTGCTTCTGTCGATCATCTGAGCGGCGGGCGCGCCGGTTGGAACATCGTCACCACCGGCGATGCGTCGGCAGCGTTGAATTTCGGCTTTGACCGACATCCAACCCACGCCGACCGCTACGAACGCGCCGGTGAGTTCGTCGATGTGGTGACGAAGCTCTGGGACAGCTGGGAGGACGACGCGCTGGTCTCGGACCGGGCGTCCGGCATTTTTGCCGACACCGACAAGATCCACGCAATCAACCACATCGGCAAATATCATCGGGTGAAGGGCCCGCTCACGCTTCCGCGCTCGCCGCAGGGGCGCCCGGTCTACGTCCAGGCCGGTTCTTCGGAAGACGGACGGTCGTTCGCAAGCCGCTATGCCGAGGCGATCTTCACAGCCCATCAGACACTCGGCAACGCGCAGGAATTTTATGCTGACATCAAGGCGCGCGTGAAGTCGGTTGGCCGCAACCCTGACCACGTCAAGGTCCTGCCCGGCATCAGCCCGTTTATCGGTTCAACCGAGGCGGAAGCCCGCGCTCTGCAAGACGAGTTCAACGAGCTGACGCAGCCGGAATATTCGCTTGACCAGCTACGCCGCATCGTCGACGCCGACCTTTCCGACTACAATCTGGACGGGCCATTTCCGCGCGAGCTCATCAGCGTCGAGGGCGAGCGCGGGGCGAGCAGCCGCTTCCACGTCGTACTCGACATCATCGAGCGCGAGAATCCTACCATCCGCCAGTTGCTGCACCGCCTCGCCGGCGCGCGCGGGCACTGGGTCCAGGCCGGGACGCCCGAACAGATCGCCGACAACATTCAGGAATGGTTCGACAATGGTGCCGCGGACGGCTTCAATGTCATGCCGCCCTATCTGCAGGGCGGTTTCGACGTGTTCGCCGATGAGGTGGTGCCGATCTTGCGGCGGCGCGGACTTTTCCGGCACGATTATGATGGGCCAACGCTGAGGGACCATTTCGGTCTGCCGCGCCCTGACAATACGTTCAGCCAACCGCAAAAGGCGAGCGCCTGA
- a CDS encoding ABC transporter permease: protein MNAFSNTAAVAANIGYASDERALIPPAVKPCKTRTRRRLALGRAIPFGALIGPALLLVIWSLGSVAGLIDPRTLPAPWSVVGTAIDLIAEGKLQDHLMTSAWRAAQGLVFGVLIGTVLALVSGLSRLGEAIIDGPVQIKRAIPTLALIPLLMLWFGIGEGMKVTAIALAVLIPIYIQTHNSLRSIDNRYVELAHTLRMGYGEFIRQVILPGALPGFFLGLRLAVTYAWLSLVVVEQVNATSGIGYMIDLARNYGQTDIIIVGLVVYALLGLGCDGIVRFFQERSLSWRRTLAD, encoded by the coding sequence ATGAACGCATTCTCCAATACCGCTGCCGTTGCCGCCAACATTGGCTATGCATCTGATGAGAGGGCGTTGATCCCGCCCGCCGTAAAGCCCTGCAAGACCAGGACGAGGCGCCGCCTGGCGCTTGGGCGAGCGATCCCGTTTGGCGCGCTGATTGGGCCCGCACTTCTTCTCGTGATCTGGTCCCTTGGCAGTGTCGCTGGCCTGATCGATCCAAGAACGCTGCCGGCGCCTTGGTCGGTTGTCGGCACGGCCATCGATCTCATCGCCGAAGGCAAGCTTCAGGATCATCTGATGACGTCTGCCTGGCGGGCGGCACAGGGCCTGGTGTTCGGAGTCCTGATCGGGACCGTGCTTGCCCTGGTTTCAGGGTTGTCCCGACTTGGCGAGGCGATCATCGACGGCCCGGTTCAGATCAAGCGGGCGATACCGACGCTCGCCCTGATCCCGCTGCTGATGCTGTGGTTCGGCATTGGCGAGGGCATGAAGGTGACGGCCATCGCGTTGGCTGTGCTGATCCCGATCTATATCCAGACCCATAACAGCTTGCGCAGCATCGACAACCGTTATGTCGAACTGGCCCACACCTTGCGGATGGGCTACGGCGAATTCATCCGGCAGGTCATCCTGCCGGGCGCCCTTCCCGGCTTCTTCCTCGGCCTGCGTTTGGCGGTAACCTACGCCTGGCTGTCTCTGGTGGTGGTCGAGCAGGTCAATGCCACCAGCGGCATCGGCTATATGATCGATCTGGCGCGCAACTACGGCCAGACCGACATTATCATCGTCGGCCTCGTCGTCTACGCCTTGCTCGGTCTCGGCTGCGACGGCATCGTTCGGTTCTTCCAGGAAAGGTCGCTGTCATGGCGTCGCACCTTGGCGGATTGA
- a CDS encoding antitoxin Xre/MbcA/ParS-like domain-containing protein: protein MTSFQDPMDGISQEALAGLVAQAVQQALMQHGVLLDTEALVFTGMIAGSVAAALPFLSHAQRLAIGSFGGDLPALTSEFFGKIAKRISRYDSVASDCACEGTAPTDGMPVSRHIADRASDLQAVLIEDWAGEVAGSTYLEEKFRIPRSTLHRWKRRGEVVALRKGGRKHVFPLAQFVDGRPAMGIREVLAAISNPRLAWFWLTRPCTELDGRIPIEMLREDLIEDVARIVRTLFQPHVPAPASTFSTGARRTGTDRSLADVGAIFQIPSDLACSRNGQK, encoded by the coding sequence ATGACCAGCTTTCAAGACCCAATGGACGGAATTTCCCAGGAGGCCTTGGCCGGATTGGTGGCCCAGGCGGTACAACAGGCATTGATGCAGCACGGCGTCTTGCTGGACACAGAAGCGCTGGTTTTCACCGGCATGATCGCCGGGAGCGTTGCCGCCGCCCTTCCCTTCCTGTCACACGCACAGCGGCTTGCGATCGGCTCTTTCGGAGGTGACTTGCCCGCGCTCACCTCCGAGTTCTTCGGCAAGATTGCGAAACGGATCTCCCGCTACGATTCGGTTGCGTCTGATTGCGCCTGTGAAGGCACCGCACCGACAGATGGGATGCCTGTATCCAGACACATTGCCGATCGCGCCTCCGACCTCCAGGCAGTGCTCATCGAAGACTGGGCCGGAGAGGTTGCCGGGTCGACCTATCTGGAGGAGAAATTCCGCATCCCTCGCTCGACGCTGCATCGCTGGAAGCGGCGGGGCGAAGTCGTGGCGCTGCGCAAGGGCGGTCGCAAACACGTCTTCCCGCTCGCCCAGTTCGTCGACGGCAGGCCAGCCATGGGCATAAGGGAGGTGTTGGCGGCGATTAGCAATCCGAGACTGGCCTGGTTTTGGTTGACCCGGCCCTGTACAGAACTCGACGGCCGCATTCCCATCGAAATGCTCCGCGAGGACTTGATCGAGGACGTGGCGCGAATTGTACGCACCCTTTTCCAACCACACGTTCCGGCACCCGCCTCCACGTTTTCAACGGGGGCAAGACGCACCGGCACCGATCGCTCACTGGCCGACGTTGGCGCCATTTTCCAGATACCTTCCGACTTGGCATGTTCCAGAAATGGGCAGAAATAG
- a CDS encoding MucR family transcriptional regulator — protein sequence MTDNNTERTSAEDNNSEQAGVIEENTELINVDEELAEEPGVDLLALTADIVAAYVRMNATPVAGLPDLIASVNSALRGIVVLPPDAEGPRLVPAVNPKRSVFPDYIICLEDGKKYKSLKRHLKVHFGLTPEDYRAKWGLTPDYPMVAPNYAAQRSRLAKSAGLGRRPAVKTPG from the coding sequence ATGACTGACAACAACACCGAACGCACAAGCGCAGAAGACAACAATAGTGAACAGGCAGGAGTGATTGAGGAGAATACTGAGCTCATAAACGTGGATGAGGAGCTTGCCGAGGAGCCAGGCGTGGATTTGCTGGCCCTTACGGCAGATATTGTCGCGGCTTACGTCCGGATGAATGCGACCCCTGTTGCCGGACTTCCGGATTTGATCGCTAGTGTCAATTCCGCGTTGAGGGGGATTGTTGTGCTACCGCCTGATGCAGAGGGCCCCAGGCTCGTTCCGGCAGTCAACCCCAAGCGGTCCGTGTTTCCCGACTATATCATCTGCTTAGAGGACGGAAAAAAATACAAGTCGCTTAAGCGGCATCTCAAAGTCCATTTCGGCCTGACACCCGAAGATTATAGAGCTAAATGGGGACTTACCCCTGACTATCCGATGGTGGCGCCCAACTATGCTGCCCAGCGTTCTCGCCTTGCAAAGTCTGCTGGTCTCGGCCGCAGGCCAGCTGTCAAGACACCGGGGTGA